The Spirosoma sp. SC4-14 DNA window AGTTTGCGGGCGAAGTTGTGGGCTTTGTGAGTTGCCACGTCCAACATTTGCTGCATCACGTCGGAAAGGTTGGCGAAATTCAGGAACTGTTTGTAAAAGCAAACTATCGGAATCAGCGAATTGGGCATCAGCTTGTAAAAGCCCTGGACACCCTTGCCCAACAGGAGGGTTTTATTAATTTGGAAGTAACAACTAATCAGAAACGGCTTGATACAGTCCGTTTCTATGAACGGGAGTTATTTCATCGCACGCATGTTAAACTGATTAAACCTCTACAACACTAATGCGTTTGATTGTTTTTTGCCTTTTATTCAGTACTATTTGGGCTTCGGCAGATGCCCAATCGACCAACCACAAAAAACGGCCCCGTAGTCTGGCCCCCCTCGAACAGCAGCTACGATCTGTAATTGCTGGTTTTCGGGGCGATGTTGGCATTTATGTGCATGATTTACGCACAAACCAGCGGGTAGCAATCAATGCCGATACGCTTTTCCCAACGGCTAGTACCATCAAAATTCCCATCCAATGTGGCTTATTCGATAAAATTCATAAAGGTGAGTTAACCTAT harbors:
- a CDS encoding GNAT family N-acetyltransferase, encoding MSVNGNPTPSIAIIIRPACPADAHSVYTFLCELEEELLSRPAFDAIYEQNLANPQIHYLIAEFAGEVVGFVSCHVQHLLHHVGKVGEIQELFVKANYRNQRIGHQLVKALDTLAQQEGFINLEVTTNQKRLDTVRFYERELFHRTHVKLIKPLQH